A single region of the Manihot esculenta cultivar AM560-2 chromosome 12, M.esculenta_v8, whole genome shotgun sequence genome encodes:
- the LOC122721246 gene encoding protein SYM1-like isoform X3: MSAFPFEALINLASMTTLNPITSHQLSVLINPVTQFHKHKSFSLLSTRRFRKPEPLNCSFLSTHNRNRWAIGSITEDREAVPFKDSPPKDQDNPSLLTGSKGKGEVDDDNDKLLSRAINATIVLGFGTVAVSKLLTVDHDYWHGWTLYEVLRYAPEHNWIAYEQALKTNPVLAKMAISGIVYSIGDWIAQCYEGKPLFEFDLTRMFRSGLVGFTLHGSLSHYYYQFCEALFPFEEWWVVPAKVAFDQTIWSAVWNSIYFTVLGFLRLESPENIFSELRATFWPMLTAGWKLWPFAHLITYGLIPVEQRLLWVDCVELIWVTILSTYSNEKSEARISEATLEESANSTSNPNEE; the protein is encoded by the exons ATGTCGGCGTTCCCATTTGAAGCCTTAATCAATTTAGCATCCATGACGACTCTTAACCCTATCACCTCTCACCAACTCTCTGTACTGATTAACCCCGTCACGCAATTCCATAAACACAAAtccttttctcttctctctACCAGACGATTCAGAAAACCCGAACCGTTAAACTGTTCATTCCTTTCAACCCATAACAGAAATAGATGGGCGATTGGATCGATTACCGAGGATAGGGAAGCGGTTCCTTTCAAGGATAGCCCTCCAAAGGACCAAGACAACCCTTCGCTTCTTACTGGGTCTAAAGGGAAAGGAGAAGTTGATGATGATAATGATAAGTTATTGAGTAGAGCGATTAATGCTACTATTGTTTTGGGTTTTGGGACTGTTGCTGTCAGTAAGTTGCTTACTGTTGATCATGATTATTGGCAT GGATGGACCCTTTATGAGGTGCTAAGGTACGCACCTGAACACAATTGGATTGCATATGAACAAGCTCTCAAAACAAACCCTGTTTTAGCTAAAATGGCTATCAGTGGGATTGTATACTCTATAGGAGATTGGATTGCGCAA TGCTATGAAGGAAAGCCACTATTTGAGTTTGACCTGACACGCATGTTTAGGTCAGGCCTTGTTGGGTTTACCCTTCATGGATCCCTGTCTCATTATTACTACCAATTCTGTGAG GCTCTTTTTCCTTTTGAAGAGTGGTGGGTGGTACCTGCCAAAGTTGCTTTTGACCAAACAATTTGGTCTGCAGTCTGGAACAGCATCTATTTCACGGTGTTGGGTTTCCTGCGTTTGGAATccccagaaaatatttttagtgaACTGAGAGCAACTTTTTGGCCTATGTTGACT GCAGGATGGAAGCTTTGGCCATTTGCTCATTTGATTACCTATGGTCTTATCCCCGTTGAACAAAGACTTCTTTGGGTGGACTGCGTGGAACTCATCTGGGTTACCATACTCTCTAC TTACTCAAATGAAAAATCAGAGGCTCGGATATCTGAAGCAACATTAGAAGAAAGTGCCAATTCCACAAGCAATCCGAATGAG GAGTAA
- the LOC122721246 gene encoding uncharacterized protein LOC122721246 isoform X2, translating to MSAFPFEALINLASMTTLNPITSHQLSVLINPVTQFHKHKSFSLLSTRRFRKPEPLNCSFLSTHNRNRWAIGSITEDREAVPFKDSPPKDQDNPSLLTGSKGKGEVDDDNDKLLSRAINATIVLGFGTVAVSKLLTVDHDYWHGWTLYEVLRYAPEHNWIAYEQALKTNPVLAKMAISGIVYSIGDWIAQCYEGKPLFEFDLTRMFRSGLVGFTLHGSLSHYYYQFCEALFPFEEWWVVPAKVAFDQTIWSAVWNSIYFTVLGFLRLESPENIFSELRATFWPMLTAGWKLWPFAHLITYGLIPVEQRLLWVDCVELIWVTILSTYSNEKSEARISEATLEESANSTSNPNEAFLPLLPGFSFSRRN from the exons ATGTCGGCGTTCCCATTTGAAGCCTTAATCAATTTAGCATCCATGACGACTCTTAACCCTATCACCTCTCACCAACTCTCTGTACTGATTAACCCCGTCACGCAATTCCATAAACACAAAtccttttctcttctctctACCAGACGATTCAGAAAACCCGAACCGTTAAACTGTTCATTCCTTTCAACCCATAACAGAAATAGATGGGCGATTGGATCGATTACCGAGGATAGGGAAGCGGTTCCTTTCAAGGATAGCCCTCCAAAGGACCAAGACAACCCTTCGCTTCTTACTGGGTCTAAAGGGAAAGGAGAAGTTGATGATGATAATGATAAGTTATTGAGTAGAGCGATTAATGCTACTATTGTTTTGGGTTTTGGGACTGTTGCTGTCAGTAAGTTGCTTACTGTTGATCATGATTATTGGCAT GGATGGACCCTTTATGAGGTGCTAAGGTACGCACCTGAACACAATTGGATTGCATATGAACAAGCTCTCAAAACAAACCCTGTTTTAGCTAAAATGGCTATCAGTGGGATTGTATACTCTATAGGAGATTGGATTGCGCAA TGCTATGAAGGAAAGCCACTATTTGAGTTTGACCTGACACGCATGTTTAGGTCAGGCCTTGTTGGGTTTACCCTTCATGGATCCCTGTCTCATTATTACTACCAATTCTGTGAG GCTCTTTTTCCTTTTGAAGAGTGGTGGGTGGTACCTGCCAAAGTTGCTTTTGACCAAACAATTTGGTCTGCAGTCTGGAACAGCATCTATTTCACGGTGTTGGGTTTCCTGCGTTTGGAATccccagaaaatatttttagtgaACTGAGAGCAACTTTTTGGCCTATGTTGACT GCAGGATGGAAGCTTTGGCCATTTGCTCATTTGATTACCTATGGTCTTATCCCCGTTGAACAAAGACTTCTTTGGGTGGACTGCGTGGAACTCATCTGGGTTACCATACTCTCTAC TTACTCAAATGAAAAATCAGAGGCTCGGATATCTGAAGCAACATTAGAAGAAAGTGCCAATTCCACAAGCAATCCGAATGAG GCATTCTTGCCACTTCTGCcaggtttttctttttcccgTAGAAATTAA
- the LOC122721246 gene encoding mpv17-like protein isoform X1, protein MSAFPFEALINLASMTTLNPITSHQLSVLINPVTQFHKHKSFSLLSTRRFRKPEPLNCSFLSTHNRNRWAIGSITEDREAVPFKDSPPKDQDNPSLLTGSKGKGEVDDDNDKLLSRAINATIVLGFGTVAVSKLLTVDHDYWHGWTLYEVLRYAPEHNWIAYEQALKTNPVLAKMAISGIVYSIGDWIAQCYEGKPLFEFDLTRMFRSGLVGFTLHGSLSHYYYQFCEALFPFEEWWVVPAKVAFDQTIWSAVWNSIYFTVLGFLRLESPENIFSELRATFWPMLTAGWKLWPFAHLITYGLIPVEQRLLWVDCVELIWVTILSTYSNEKSEARISEATLEESANSTSNPNEVSSPFHLQVMRHFGRENS, encoded by the exons ATGTCGGCGTTCCCATTTGAAGCCTTAATCAATTTAGCATCCATGACGACTCTTAACCCTATCACCTCTCACCAACTCTCTGTACTGATTAACCCCGTCACGCAATTCCATAAACACAAAtccttttctcttctctctACCAGACGATTCAGAAAACCCGAACCGTTAAACTGTTCATTCCTTTCAACCCATAACAGAAATAGATGGGCGATTGGATCGATTACCGAGGATAGGGAAGCGGTTCCTTTCAAGGATAGCCCTCCAAAGGACCAAGACAACCCTTCGCTTCTTACTGGGTCTAAAGGGAAAGGAGAAGTTGATGATGATAATGATAAGTTATTGAGTAGAGCGATTAATGCTACTATTGTTTTGGGTTTTGGGACTGTTGCTGTCAGTAAGTTGCTTACTGTTGATCATGATTATTGGCAT GGATGGACCCTTTATGAGGTGCTAAGGTACGCACCTGAACACAATTGGATTGCATATGAACAAGCTCTCAAAACAAACCCTGTTTTAGCTAAAATGGCTATCAGTGGGATTGTATACTCTATAGGAGATTGGATTGCGCAA TGCTATGAAGGAAAGCCACTATTTGAGTTTGACCTGACACGCATGTTTAGGTCAGGCCTTGTTGGGTTTACCCTTCATGGATCCCTGTCTCATTATTACTACCAATTCTGTGAG GCTCTTTTTCCTTTTGAAGAGTGGTGGGTGGTACCTGCCAAAGTTGCTTTTGACCAAACAATTTGGTCTGCAGTCTGGAACAGCATCTATTTCACGGTGTTGGGTTTCCTGCGTTTGGAATccccagaaaatatttttagtgaACTGAGAGCAACTTTTTGGCCTATGTTGACT GCAGGATGGAAGCTTTGGCCATTTGCTCATTTGATTACCTATGGTCTTATCCCCGTTGAACAAAGACTTCTTTGGGTGGACTGCGTGGAACTCATCTGGGTTACCATACTCTCTAC TTACTCAAATGAAAAATCAGAGGCTCGGATATCTGAAGCAACATTAGAAGAAAGTGCCAATTCCACAAGCAATCCGAATGAG